From a single Sebastes umbrosus isolate fSebUmb1 chromosome 17, fSebUmb1.pri, whole genome shotgun sequence genomic region:
- the oatx gene encoding solute carrier family 22 member 6 isoform X2: MGFGELLEEVGGFGRYQWLHVALISIPGLMMASQNLLNNFVSGIPAHHCSLPANHSLYNLSHYQVDEKQLLKAFIPLDSSGTRLDRCRRYVEPQWQLLAANSSANVSQIQTEACLDGWTFDKSEFLATTVSEWDLVCSLRPLKQMIQTIYMGGVLAGAIIYGGLSDRFGRRSVLIWSYLQLGIVGCSSALSPSYTAYCVFRFLSGMAVSGIILNGVSLKVEWIPTKERTLVGTLTSFFFTFGQMVLAGLAYWLRDWRKLQVVVCAPMFLFFSYSWWYAESARWLVLNRRSEDALKSLHRVARINGKPEISNKLTLEVLHSHMNKEIEASRSTLTAYDLLRTRGMRRISICLVAVWFSTSFAYYGLAMDLQKFGVSIYQMQIIFGAVDFPAKFLALGMLSYLGRRVTQATCLFLSALVIFANIFIPTDMQTARTVMACLGKGFTSASFTTVYLYTGELYPTVIRRGWASCPPWRESAAWRPPPSSSWTRCSLLCPAWCTEGRQCWLPALPASCRRR; the protein is encoded by the exons atgggCTTCGgtgagctgctggaggag GTGGGGGGGTTCGGCAGGTACCAGTGGCTCCATGTGGCTCTGATCAGTATTCCTGGTCTGATGATGGCGAGTCAGAACCTGCTGAACAACTTTGTCTCAGGAATCCCCGCCCACCACTGCAGCCTGCCGGCCAATCACAGCCTCTACAACCTGTCTCACTACCAG GTGGATGAGAAGCAGCTTCTCAAAGCGTTCATTCCTCTGGACTCTTCAGGAACTAGACTGGACCGCTGCCGGAG GTATGTGGAACCTCAGTGGCAGCTGTTAGCCGCTAACAgctcagctaacgttagccagatTCAGACGGAAGCATGTTTGGACGGATGGACGTTCGACAAATCAGAGTTCCTCGCCACCACCGTCTCCGAG TGGGACCTGGTGTGTTCTCTGCGTCCTCTGAAACAGATGATTCAGACCATCTATATGGGCGGAGTCTTAGCAGGAGCCATCATCTACGGCGGCCTGTCAGACAG gtttgGGAGGCGGTCTGTCCTTATTTGGTCGTACCTGCAGCTCGGCATTGTGGGTTGTAGCTCCGCCCTCTCTCCTTCATACACCGCCTACTGCGTCTTTAGGTTTCTGAGTGGGATGGCGGTGTCCGGCATCATCCTGAACGGAGTCTCACTGa aGGTGGAGTGGATCCCGACCAAAGAGAGGACGTTAGTGGGCACCCTCAcctccttcttcttcacctTTGGTCAGATGGTCCTGGCGGGGCTCGCCTATTGGCTGAGAGACTGGAGGAAGCTGCAGGTGGTCGTCTGCGCCCCCatgttcctcttcttctcctacAGCTG gtggTACGCAGAGTCGGCTCGTTGGCTGGTTCTGAACCGGCGGTCTGAAGACGCGTTGAAGAGTCTTCACCGTGTCGCTCGAATCAACGGGAAACCAGAGATAAGCAACAAACTAACACTGGAG GTTCTGCATTCTCACATGAACAAGGAGATCGAGGCGAGTCGTTCGACGCTCACGGCCTACGACCTGCTGAGGACCAGAGGGATGAGACGCATCTCCATCTGTCTGGTCGCCGTCTG GTTCTCCACCAGTTTTGCATATTATGGTCTGGCGATGGACCTGCAGAAGTTCGGG GTGAGTATCTACCAGATGCAGATCATTTTTGGAGCCGTTGATTTTCCCGCCAAATTCTTGGCTCTGGGCATGCTGTCCTACCTGGGGAGGAGGGTCACTCAGGCCACCTGTCTCTTCCTGTCGGCCCTCGTCATCTTCGCCAACATCTTCATCCCCACAG ACATGCAGACCGCCAGGACGGTGATGGCGTGTCTCGGTAAAGGTTTCACCTCGGCCTCCTTCACCACCGTGTACCTGTACACCGGAGAGCTCTACCCAACCGTCATCAG ACGGGGATGGGCTTCGTGTCCACCATGGCGAGAGTCGGCAGCATGGCGGCCCCCGCCGTCCTCATCCTGGACGAG GTGCTCCCTGCTCTGCCCAGCGTGGTGTACGGAGGGGCGGCAGTGTTGGCTTCCGGCTTTGCCTGCTTCCTGCCGGAGACGCTAG
- the oatx gene encoding solute carrier family 22 member 6-A isoform X1 — translation MGFGELLEEVGGFGRYQWLHVALISIPGLMMASQNLLNNFVSGIPAHHCSLPANHSLYNLSHYQVDEKQLLKAFIPLDSSGTRLDRCRRYVEPQWQLLAANSSANVSQIQTEACLDGWTFDKSEFLATTVSEWDLVCSLRPLKQMIQTIYMGGVLAGAIIYGGLSDRFGRRSVLIWSYLQLGIVGCSSALSPSYTAYCVFRFLSGMAVSGIILNGVSLKVEWIPTKERTLVGTLTSFFFTFGQMVLAGLAYWLRDWRKLQVVVCAPMFLFFSYSWWYAESARWLVLNRRSEDALKSLHRVARINGKPEISNKLTLEVLHSHMNKEIEASRSTLTAYDLLRTRGMRRISICLVAVWFSTSFAYYGLAMDLQKFGVSIYQMQIIFGAVDFPAKFLALGMLSYLGRRVTQATCLFLSALVIFANIFIPTDMQTARTVMACLGKGFTSASFTTVYLYTGELYPTVIRQTGMGFVSTMARVGSMAAPAVLILDEVLPALPSVVYGGAAVLASGFACFLPETLDVELPDTIEDVEEKWSELCPAPKPEEGVSLKEGGVSTEGVALKELKEEEGIGLNAL, via the exons atgggCTTCGgtgagctgctggaggag GTGGGGGGGTTCGGCAGGTACCAGTGGCTCCATGTGGCTCTGATCAGTATTCCTGGTCTGATGATGGCGAGTCAGAACCTGCTGAACAACTTTGTCTCAGGAATCCCCGCCCACCACTGCAGCCTGCCGGCCAATCACAGCCTCTACAACCTGTCTCACTACCAG GTGGATGAGAAGCAGCTTCTCAAAGCGTTCATTCCTCTGGACTCTTCAGGAACTAGACTGGACCGCTGCCGGAG GTATGTGGAACCTCAGTGGCAGCTGTTAGCCGCTAACAgctcagctaacgttagccagatTCAGACGGAAGCATGTTTGGACGGATGGACGTTCGACAAATCAGAGTTCCTCGCCACCACCGTCTCCGAG TGGGACCTGGTGTGTTCTCTGCGTCCTCTGAAACAGATGATTCAGACCATCTATATGGGCGGAGTCTTAGCAGGAGCCATCATCTACGGCGGCCTGTCAGACAG gtttgGGAGGCGGTCTGTCCTTATTTGGTCGTACCTGCAGCTCGGCATTGTGGGTTGTAGCTCCGCCCTCTCTCCTTCATACACCGCCTACTGCGTCTTTAGGTTTCTGAGTGGGATGGCGGTGTCCGGCATCATCCTGAACGGAGTCTCACTGa aGGTGGAGTGGATCCCGACCAAAGAGAGGACGTTAGTGGGCACCCTCAcctccttcttcttcacctTTGGTCAGATGGTCCTGGCGGGGCTCGCCTATTGGCTGAGAGACTGGAGGAAGCTGCAGGTGGTCGTCTGCGCCCCCatgttcctcttcttctcctacAGCTG gtggTACGCAGAGTCGGCTCGTTGGCTGGTTCTGAACCGGCGGTCTGAAGACGCGTTGAAGAGTCTTCACCGTGTCGCTCGAATCAACGGGAAACCAGAGATAAGCAACAAACTAACACTGGAG GTTCTGCATTCTCACATGAACAAGGAGATCGAGGCGAGTCGTTCGACGCTCACGGCCTACGACCTGCTGAGGACCAGAGGGATGAGACGCATCTCCATCTGTCTGGTCGCCGTCTG GTTCTCCACCAGTTTTGCATATTATGGTCTGGCGATGGACCTGCAGAAGTTCGGG GTGAGTATCTACCAGATGCAGATCATTTTTGGAGCCGTTGATTTTCCCGCCAAATTCTTGGCTCTGGGCATGCTGTCCTACCTGGGGAGGAGGGTCACTCAGGCCACCTGTCTCTTCCTGTCGGCCCTCGTCATCTTCGCCAACATCTTCATCCCCACAG ACATGCAGACCGCCAGGACGGTGATGGCGTGTCTCGGTAAAGGTTTCACCTCGGCCTCCTTCACCACCGTGTACCTGTACACCGGAGAGCTCTACCCAACCGTCATCAG GCAGACGGGGATGGGCTTCGTGTCCACCATGGCGAGAGTCGGCAGCATGGCGGCCCCCGCCGTCCTCATCCTGGACGAG GTGCTCCCTGCTCTGCCCAGCGTGGTGTACGGAGGGGCGGCAGTGTTGGCTTCCGGCTTTGCCTGCTTCCTGCCGGAGACGCTAGACGTGGAGCTGCCCGACACCATCGAAGACGTGGAGGAGAAATG GTCTGAATTATGCCCCGCCCCCAAACCGGAAGAGGGTGTGTCTTTAAAAGAGGGCGGGGTCTCAACTGAAGGCGTGGCTTTAAAAGAgctgaaggaagaagaagggaTCGGACTCAACGCCCTCTGA